A stretch of DNA from Oryza brachyantha chromosome 4, ObraRS2, whole genome shotgun sequence:
GGATTTTTTCCAATAAATAGAACCAACCATTTACTCATGGCACAATGCACCTCAGACCTCAAAGATTCAAGTCCAGCAGCTTATCTTGCAATTGGATTTCATATGTTTCAATCTGGTTAAACCACCCCCaccccacaaaaaaaaaaatctggttAAACCACGCACCACCAGACACCAGTAGGCTTTGCCATCTTCAGATTGAACGCGACATTACCTAAGCTCTACTAACATCGTTCCACTTTTTCTAGTAAAAATGGTACGGTAGCCAACTAGCCATTGAATTGAAGTAAAAACGGAAGCGAAGGGCATGGGGATGGAGATGGGGGCGTACTTCCCGGACTTGGAGGATCGGTGGTGACGGAGAGGTACCGATCGGCACCACGGGTACAGCGCCATCCACCGCGGCGGACGACAGGAGGTAGTGCCGGAGCCGCGCGGTGTCGACGGCTAGCTCGGCGCCGCAGATTGGGCAGGCGCAGAGCGCCAGCCCGACGGGCACGCTGAGCAGGGCCCCGCAGCCGCCGCACGGGAGCCGGGCGCCTCGGACGtccgcggcgccgcggggCAGGGGCAGCGCCTTCctccggggcggcggcggcggcatgagCTCCGGCGGGAGCGACTGCGGCATGGCGCAGCCCGGGCAGATGAACTCCGTCAGGCCAGGCTCCACCTCCAGCGTCTCGCCGCACCCCGCGCACCGCACCTCCAGCGCCTCCGTCGATCCTTCCGCCGCGGCATGGCGCCCAGGCGCCATTGCCTTCGGAGCACAGAGGGGTCGGCGGGTCGCGATGAGTCCCCCGGGAGAAGTGGGAAGAGTTGGGATGGAAACTACAGAAGCGTTGCGGACTTCGGGATGCCGCTTTCATTACTGCCagcaagttaattttattatgaaaATTGCTATGCTTAGGACACACATCTGACTTTCGACCCACTTGATCGACGGCTTAAGCGTTACTCACTTAACCCTATTTGCCTAATCAACAGTTACAGTGTTTCAGTCATATATAGATAGTACATACAATTACTCGTACGTATAGTGGGACTGTTTTATTATTAGACACTGTTAAGCTTGGTTTGTTTTTACTTTGGTAGAGATTATTCAGAAAGATTACTACTATAGCCTAAATTATTATAACCTAAATCAGAATAATttatgagatatttttttattgttggaAGCTAGGATTACCAGATTTACCAGGCTAAAGTCTAAAGTGACCTTAACTATTCTGAGGTAATGGATGACAATATATACAGTTACTTTAAAGTATTCCAATGAAGTGATCCTTGGCCATCcaataatttgattaaaaaaccaTTTGAAGAagcttatcatattttagtaatatggattataaattataacaaactATTGTGATaatctatttgtttatttcagattatttctaataatctagattacatAATCCAAGTGGAAACAAATGGCATGTGTACTACAATAGAAGCTACTATAGACAActaaacacacacacagaaaataaaaaaacgtatTGGCTCTCATATAACAATTAGCTATGTGCATGCTTCAGGATAAATATGTTAAGAGAGAATCCATTTTATGCCCTGAGTTCGGcatagatatataatttttcattgaTTTTGTTATGTTCTACAATGTATCGACATTTGCTTAACTTTTACGATTTATCATTATTGTCCGATTAACCTTAGTTGATATTGTACAATTTGTCCAAATGAGCAAAATACTCTATGACAAAAACTTCCAAATTTTGGGGAAACCCcctaaaatatcatattttaagttttcCACCATATTTTGGATGCTTACGGtctttatgtttataacttagtatttgtccaaattttataagtttttgtCTCCGGGTATTTTGGTTATTTAGACAAAATTGTAACAAACTGACCAATCGATTTCCATACAATTTGACCTTGTTATTAGTATACTCTTAGAGCCTAGAAAATGCTATAGGATTTGAGTTTTCGAATAATTCAATAGGAATCTTATGTGCAAAAACCTCCGTTCTAGCTCATTTCAGCGGGATCAAGATGGTCTTCCCATGTTTTTTAATCGTTTGCATTTTTTCTGCCACCCGCATTTTTCACCTATACTTATGctttgagaaaatctaaaaaaagtcattgacaaacatccaaatctaagaaatgccattgacgaatatgagttctaagaaatgttattgtacaaacgaatttgtctaagaaataccatcgccATCATGGTTCCGTCCATTTCCGCCGTTAAAAACACTGTTCATACTATAACACTTAACGAAAAAAGTTGACGAAACCCTAACAGCGATGACATTTGTTAGaccaaattcgtttgtacgatgacaTTTCGTAGAACTCACACTCatcgatggcatttcttagaattaagtgtttatcATTAGCATTTATGTCAATAACATTAGTTAGATTTCTCTTATGGATATATgcaagaatttgaattttcatccttaaatttagaatttattttaaggtttttactgcaatttattttttagcctttgtgattagatcgctaaaaatacgtatataaatattttatttataaattattttttgtttataaatatgttgtttagcaaAACAATGACCACCTGAATTTCCACGAGGAAATTTTGTGGAGCTGAAGAAACTCTTTTGCCCCCGTCTGGGTAGAGTTCAATCAACGGCGTTAGCATAGCAGCAGAGAATACCAGTGCGTTTCAGCATTCCTCCAAAAGACTGACACAGGAACAGCGTTAGATGCAGTGCAGGTTACACATTACAAGGCCAAAATTTTACGTGGCAATGCACATCAATCGATCGTAGACACCatgtcctcttcctcctcataGTCCTCGTCTTCGTCCTCATCGTGGTGTCTCGCACCTCGACGTCTTTCACCATGGTGCGAGTCTGATCCATCCTGCAAAACGTCACAAAACAAGATCGTCGTGTAGTTGATCCAATGAATAATCTACAAAAAAGATGGCTGGTAAGAATGATCTAACGTATGTGCACCAACATAGGATAGGAAGTTTGATAAATTACAGTATCTCTAGTAGATTTACCATATCTTTTGtgggggggcggggggggggggggaggtgGGAATTCATTGTCTACCTGATGTCCTGACTGGTCCTGCTGAACATCTCCTCCAGCTTCAGAAGACCCAGGGGCATGCTGCAGATATATGGTCAATCAATCTCTCAAGGCTTAATTTGGAAAAGTAAGTGGACCGGTCCGGCCTTGTTGCGTTGTATAGCGacattctttttcttctaatataCTGACGCACAAACCTTTTGCACGTtcgagaaaaaagagaagtgGAGCTCAATACTCAGTTTTTTCTGTGTACCTCATGATCAACACCTAACAATggcgcaccaccaccacgcacATTTCGCTCCagggatttaaatttttcctcCCAAGTTTCATTTAAACCTTGCAGAGCCTGATTGATCATCTGCTGGACCTGCTCCTGTGAGAACTTGTGCTGACCCCGCTTACCAGAACCACCAGGGAGGGACTTTGCTAACTCATCAATTTTGGCCTTGTCGATGGTGCCAGTGAGTCCATAGTACCTCCCACGGCTCCAGCCTCCCACTTGCTGTACCCATGCAGCATCGGGATCCACAGGTTTATCACCAGCCTCCTCCATACGCTTCTTGAAACCTTCCTGGAAAAATCAGCGATGCAAATACGACTCAGCAGCCATTGGATACACTCATCTAACTAGTTTGCATGTTGCATCATGACTACTCTCTAAACAATGCAAACACCTTTAGAACCTACCACAATTCGTTTTGCTTTCTCGCTGACAAATTCTCCTGTGCCACCATTAAACTTATGGGTCTTGCTGAAAATCTCAACTTCTGATACTGGCTTCCCACCATTCTCTATGATCTATTCAGTTCAACCAGAACAAGGGATAtgtgttaaaatttgaaatgagttctttctatgaaaaaaattgtatttatatattaccATAAGCTGTCGTTGCATAGCAAAGCTCCGAGAACCTGATGTGTGATGGGCACGACCTCCAACAAACCGATTCTTCCTATACTGCAGAGACATCTTCAAGACTTCTTCTTTTGCCCAATAATCACACAATCTCTCCCACCAATTCGGGTACATCCATGAAGGAGGGAAGGGTTTCCACTGTATAGGGTCCTCGTCCTCGTTTACCTCATCCGTCTGATTGTCCTTTGGCTCTTCTCTAGCATCTTCCTCCTCTGACTCTGTATGACTATTGGATCTGCAAGAACCTGAAgcttttttggctttttttgcTGCAGCCAACTCTGCTCTAACCCTTCGCTTCTCTTCGCATAGGAGTCCAGTAAACTGTTTGACTGCTCTGCGCTCAAATATCTTCAGGCACTCAGCCTCATGGCCAGGGGCCCACTTGTACCTTTGCTACAGTAAGTGAATATAAGATCagaagtctaaaaaatatatatgacagTGCACATGCCTTAAGTTCCTTACAAGAAATTCATTCAAAATAGCAGCCCTTGTCTCCGGGGGATAGTGTTTCCAGCGATAAACCACTTCCCCATTAGCTAGACCATCACCATGCTGACCAACTGGTAAATAGGTTGACCCAGGGTAGTTCTGCTTCAAAATAGCAGTGAGGGTAGAGGCCACCTTGGGACAAAGTGGGTTGACATCCCAGTTACTGTCAGGGgaagtttatttattaagtaAATGGTAAAGAATGCATTTAGAAACACTCATGAAAATTTATCACCGCACAAATTGCCTTCAAATAAAATGCACGTACTCGATATTATTTGGTATCAATACAGGTCTGTCATATTCCCTACGTGGTTCAATCAGTCTTGTAGGACGACGTCCCCTGCCCCTAGCTGATGATTTACGACGAGATCTTAATAGGGGATGATAGCTATATGCATCCTGCTGAACAA
This window harbors:
- the LOC102720699 gene encoding uncharacterized protein LOC102720699 isoform X3 — encoded protein: MKRGARRVRGKERRIIMTKLQMERCHPIRSEQTPAQCSIRSVPREETFSSFRTDSLAAVQHKAQKESIDHSTHIGESCIETLNKTIARSSSRKARLQSNNVSSTMGQERTEPLNQTVALEKTQADKTTGWNQKKNMSSKNVGENKKRKNKDLLNSPNGGLYLRRSKRLTKQPEQPINDDPVQQPAASPNQYNSDPPDIDRLIANLCPSPSPRCQMPQACSSESGNADAPALPASSNRDVPQAEKFPHCYSQLYPPEIKGTNQLDKSCEQVQPQSSEQVVHAQQQDAYSYHPLLRSRRKSSARGRGRRPTRLIEPRREYDRPVLIPNNIDNWDVNPLCPKVASTLTAILKQNYPGSTYLPVGQHGDGLANGEVVYRWKHYPPETRAAILNEFLQRYKWAPGHEAECLKIFERRAVKQFTGLLCEEKRRVRAELAAAKKAKKASGSCRSNSHTESEEEDAREEPKDNQTDEVNEDEDPIQWKPFPPSWMYPNWWERLCDYWAKEEVLKMSLQYRKNRFVGGRAHHTSGSRSFAMQRQLMIIENGGKPVSEVEIFSKTHKFNGGTGEFVSEKAKRIVEGFKKRMEEAGDKPVDPDAAWVQQVGGWSRGRYYGLTGTIDKAKIDELAKSLPGGSGKRGQHKFSQEQVQQMINQALQGLNETWEEKFKSLERNVRGGGAPLLGVDHEHAPGSSEAGGDVQQDQSGHQDGSDSHHGERRRGARHHDEDEDEDYEEEEDMVSTID
- the LOC102720699 gene encoding uncharacterized protein LOC102720699 isoform X2 — protein: MAAAAQPEFVEVRCGGCGETLEVEPGLTEFACPDCGTQQALPPELMPPPPPRPRRALPIPGRGPPPAVPVPVHVPVPAPARMPCGGCGALLSVPAGLGRFACPLCGVELVVDGGRLRLCFASPAAPTVSVVAPPPAGVTLASSSLRHRPELQMERCHPIRSEQTPAQCSIRSVPREETFSSFRTDSLAAVQHKAQKESIDHSTHIGESCIETLNKTIARSSSRKARLQSNNVSSTMGQERTEPLNQTVALEKTQADKTTGWNQKKNMSSKNVGENKKRKNKDLLNSPNGGLYLRRSKRLTKQPEQPINDDPVQQPAASPNQYNSDPPDIDRLIANLCPSPSPRCQMPQACSSESGNADAPALPASSNRDVPQAEKFPHCYSQLYPPEIKGTNQLDKSCEQVQPQSSEQVVHAQQDAYSYHPLLRSRRKSSARGRGRRPTRLIEPRREYDRPVLIPNNIDNWDVNPLCPKVASTLTAILKQNYPGSTYLPVGQHGDGLANGEVVYRWKHYPPETRAAILNEFLQRYKWAPGHEAECLKIFERRAVKQFTGLLCEEKRRVRAELAAAKKAKKASGSCRSNSHTESEEEDAREEPKDNQTDEVNEDEDPIQWKPFPPSWMYPNWWERLCDYWAKEEVLKMSLQYRKNRFVGGRAHHTSGSRSFAMQRQLMIIENGGKPVSEVEIFSKTHKFNGGTGEFVSEKAKRIVEGFKKRMEEAGDKPVDPDAAWVQQVGGWSRGRYYGLTGTIDKAKIDELAKSLPGGSGKRGQHKFSQEQVQQMINQALQGLNETWEEKFKSLERNVRGGGAPLLGVDHEHAPGSSEAGGDVQQDQSGHQDGSDSHHGERRRGARHHDEDEDEDYEEEEDMVSTID
- the LOC102720699 gene encoding uncharacterized protein LOC102720699 isoform X1, translating into MAAAAQPEFVEVRCGGCGETLEVEPGLTEFACPDCGTQQALPPELMPPPPPRPRRALPIPGRGPPPAVPVPVHVPVPAPARMPCGGCGALLSVPAGLGRFACPLCGVELVVDGGRLRLCFASPAAPTVSVVAPPPAGVTLASSSLRHRPELQMERCHPIRSEQTPAQCSIRSVPREETFSSFRTDSLAAVQHKAQKESIDHSTHIGESCIETLNKTIARSSSRKARLQSNNVSSTMGQERTEPLNQTVALEKTQADKTTGWNQKKNMSSKNVGENKKRKNKDLLNSPNGGLYLRRSKRLTKQPEQPINDDPVQQPAASPNQYNSDPPDIDRLIANLCPSPSPRCQMPQACSSESGNADAPALPASSNRDVPQAEKFPHCYSQLYPPEIKGTNQLDKSCEQVQPQSSEQVVHAQQQDAYSYHPLLRSRRKSSARGRGRRPTRLIEPRREYDRPVLIPNNIDNWDVNPLCPKVASTLTAILKQNYPGSTYLPVGQHGDGLANGEVVYRWKHYPPETRAAILNEFLQRYKWAPGHEAECLKIFERRAVKQFTGLLCEEKRRVRAELAAAKKAKKASGSCRSNSHTESEEEDAREEPKDNQTDEVNEDEDPIQWKPFPPSWMYPNWWERLCDYWAKEEVLKMSLQYRKNRFVGGRAHHTSGSRSFAMQRQLMIIENGGKPVSEVEIFSKTHKFNGGTGEFVSEKAKRIVEGFKKRMEEAGDKPVDPDAAWVQQVGGWSRGRYYGLTGTIDKAKIDELAKSLPGGSGKRGQHKFSQEQVQQMINQALQGLNETWEEKFKSLERNVRGGGAPLLGVDHEHAPGSSEAGGDVQQDQSGHQDGSDSHHGERRRGARHHDEDEDEDYEEEEDMVSTID